Part of the Paracoccus sp. S3-43 genome, CCGGCTTTTCCTTGGCCATGGCGATCAACTCCTTGGCCGAGTTCGCCGGATAGTCGGGATGGGCCACCAGCACCAGCGGGACCGATCCGATGACCGATATCGGCGTGATATCCTTCAGCGTGTCGAAGGGAACGGTCTTCATGATGCTGGGATTGATCACGTGGTTCGACGAGATCATGCCGATCGTGTAGCCATCGGGGGCGGCACCCGACAGTTCCGCCGTGCCGATCACGCCTCCGGCGCCGGGGCGGTTTTCCACGAAGAACTGCTGTCCCAGGCGCTTCGAGAATTCGTCGCCCAGCTTACGCGCAATTACGTCCACGGTGGAAGCGGGCGCCAGCGGCACCAGGATCTGTACCGGGCGCGCCGGATAATTCTCTTGCGCCATCGCCGGGGCGCCCGCAAGCGCCAGCATCGACGCCCCCAGAGCCGCCGACCATTTGGCCGTCTTCACAAGATGTTCGAACATTTATCGACCTCCTCCCTTGTCGATGGTGGCGGCCTGCTGCCGCCTGTGGTCGTTCCGTCCCGTCAGCCGAAGCGCTGCTTCAGCTCCTCGAATGAGACGAGCTCGCCCGCGATGGCGCTTGCCGCCACGGTGGGCGGGCTGGCCAGCCAAACGGAGCCCGGTCCTCCCCGGCCGGGAAAGTTGCGGTTGATCGCGCTGACCGTCACCTGGTCCGGCGCGGTGGACACCCCCGGCCCGCATTGCCCGCAGGCGCCGCAGGCGGGCTGCAGCATCTCGGCCCCGACTTCCTGGAAGGTCTTCAGATAGCCCTTGGCGATGCAGTAGTCGCGCACCTGCACTGTGCCGCATTGCAGATAGAGGGTCACGCCCTCCCGCACCCGCAGCCCGCGATCGGCAGCCCAGCGAAGAACCTGATGGTAATGGTCGAAATCCTCGCGTTTTCCGGCGGTGCAGGATCCGCCATAGGCGATGTCCACGCGGGGCCGGTCCGCCACCGCCGACAGGTTCATGCCATTGCCGGGATCGCCGGGCAGGGCCACCATCGGCTCGACGGTGGAACAGTCCAGCGTGATCGTGCCCGCATAGGTCGCGCCGGGATCGCTTTTCATCCAAGGTTCCAGCACCACATCGACGCCGCGCCGTTCCTTGATGAAGCGGACGGTTTCCGCGTCCGGCTCGACCAGGCCGGTCAGCCCGCCCAGTTCGGCGACCATGTTGGTGAAGGTCGCGCGTTCGTCGGTCGAAAGCGATGCGATGACCGGGCCTGCGAATTCGAACACCTTGCCGACGCCGTAGCCCGCCTTGATGTCGGGTTCGGCCAGCAGCTTCAGCACGATGTCCTTTGCCGTGACGCCGGGGCGGCGCTCGCCCTCCAGCCGGATCAGCAGCGTTTCGGGCATGGTCAGGCGGCAGGCGCCGGTCATGAAGGCATTGGCCATGTCGGTGGTGCCGACCCCATAGGCGAAACAGCCGACCGCGCCGGAATGCGGCGTGTGCGAATCGGTCCCCACCAGGATCTGGCCGGGCAGCGCATAGGATTCCGCCATCATCGCGTGCGAGATCCCCTCGGATCCCCCCTCGCCCAGCAGATAGCCGTGGTCTTTCAGCCCATAGGCCCGCGCGAAGGCGCGATGCGCATCCGACAGTCGCCGGATGCCGCCCAGCAGGTTGTTTTTCACATGCGTCGGGCTGCGATGGGCATAGGAATTGTGATCCTCGAACAGGATGATCGTGTCGGGATCGTGCAGTTCCAGCGGCTCACCGAACCGCGAATGCAGCATGTGGGCCGCCATGCCGGTATAGTATTCATGGATGAAGCGGAAATCGGCGCGCACGAAGCCGCCGGTGCCGGGCGTCATCGGCCAGTCGAAGCCCTGGACCTGCAAGGCATGGCGGCGGATGATCTTTTCGGCCAGCGTCATCGGGCGGTCCGTGTCAGCCAAGGCGCCGACGGTAACACCCTTCATCCGCTTCTGGCCGTAATTCAGCAACCCACCGTCGCGGGTGATGGCGGCGGCAAGCGCGTCACGACCGGCAACGATATCGTCCAGAGAAATCGCCTCGCCTGCCTGGATGCGGTCCAACAGTGAAAAGTCCGTCGAGGTCAGCAGTCCGATATTGTCACAGTTCTGGCGATAGATGCGTTCGAAGCTTTCCGCGATCACCAGGCGGATCCCGGCGCTGTATTCCGCCAGCGGGCTGTGTTCGCGCGAGGATCCCTTGCCGTATCGCGTGCCGCCGACCAGCACCTGGAACCCGCCGTCCAGCAGGGTCCGTTCACCGATGGGAAACGCGCCCTCGCATTTCAGGCCGGTATGGGCATGGCGGCCCAGCGTCGCATCGAAGTTCAGCAGCGTGGGCAGCGGCGTGATCTCATCGGTCGAGATGTCGTCGCGCAGCGGTCCCCCCTGCGTCAGGGTGATGTCCTCGCCCGCGATCTGGCGGTGCAGCATGTCCGCCGAGGCCGTCAGGAACAGCACGCGTCCCGGGAAGGTCAGCGCCTGCCGGTGGCTGGGGTCTGCTTGTCCGCTCATCCCGTCGCTCCCCTTAAACCGCACCCGTCGGATGCGCTGATGGTCTACCTGTTATACCAACTGAAAGGTGGACGCAACGACAGGTTTCCGGTAGCGTGGCGATTGTTGCCGATCCCGGAGGTTTCGATCTTGCAAATGCTGAATGGCGAACCCATCCAACGCCGCCGCCTTTATCAGGATGTTGCCGACCGGCTAAGCAAGGCCATCATCGAGGGCGACATCAAGGCGGGCGAGCCATTGCCATCCGAACGTGAAATCATGGACGCCTTTGGCGTCGGTCGCACCGCCGTGCGCGAAGCTCTGTTCGCCTTGCAGACCGATGGGCTGGTCAGCCTTAGTTCGGGCCGCCGTCCGGTTGTCGTGGAACAGGCCAAGTCGATCATGGAAAAACTTGCGACGCCCGCCCGGCAGATGCTGATCAAGCCCGACCGGCTGCGGCAGTTGCAAGAGGCGCGCAGACTTCTGGAAAAGTCGCTGGCCCGGCAGGCCGCCCGTACCGCGTCGTCCGAACAGATTACTGCCATCGAGGCGGCGCTGGCCAAGAACCGCGCCGCCTTGGGTGACAGAGATGCCTTTGTGCGCACGAATATGGAGTTTCACGTCCAGATCGCACGCGCCTGCGACAATGTCTTCGTCGATGCACTGCTGACCGCGGTTAGCGAGTGGCTGGACGAGCACCGCCGCATCGCCATCAAGAAACCCGGCGCGGCCGAACTGGCCTATCGTCGCCATGAGGAAATTTTCCAAGCGATCCGCTGCGGCGAAATGGACGCAGCTGAAACCGCGATGGAGCAGCATTTGATCGAATCGCAGGATGCCTATTGGGCCGAGGTCGGACACGGCAGCGGTTCGGACGCTCAGCCTAGGGAATGACCTGCGGCCGCCACTTACCGTAGTAGCCGGACCCGCTATCGACAGGCCGGCGGATTCGCTGCCGCGTCTTGGAGTGCCCCCACTGAAGTGGTCCGCCAACTGGGATACAAATATCCTGTTCAGGAGGACCATCAGATGGCAGGCAAGCGAGACAAACCGGAAGACATCGTTCTGAAGCTTCGACAGATCGAAGTGCTTCATGGACAGGGAATGGCGATTTCCGACGCGGTGCGGCAGATCGGCGTGACCGAGCCGACGTATTATCGCTGGCGCAAGCAGTATGGCGGCATGAACCGGGATCAGCTGAAGCGTCTCAAGGAGCTTGAGGCGGAGAACCAGCGGTTGCGGCGCGCGGTGTCAGATCTGACCTTGGACAAGATGATCCTGAGCGAGGCTGCACGGGGAAACTTCTAAGCCCTTCGCGCCGTCGCAAGTGCATCGATCATGTGCGGCAGGCGCTTGGCATATCCGAGCGCCGCGCCTGCCGCACCCTCGGGCAGCACCGCTCAACGCAACGCAAGGTTCCTTGCGGCGCCCCGGACGAAGAACGGCTGACGGAGGACATCATCGCGCTCGCTCGCACCTACGGGCGATATGGCTATCGGATGATCACCGGACTGCTGAACAACGCCGGTTGGCATGTAAATCATAAACGCGTGGAACGGATATGGCGGCGTGAAGGGCTGAAGATCCCACAAAAGCAGGCAAAGAAGGGTCGGCTCTGGTTGAACGACGGGTCCTGCGTCCGTCTCCGACCGGAGCACCCGAACCACGTCTGGTCCTATGATTTCGTTCAGGACCGGACACATGACGGACGGCTGTTTCGGACGCTCAATATCATCGACGAATTCACGAAGGAGGCGCTGGTGATCCGTGCAAACCGCAAGCTCAATTCCACCGACGTAATCGACGCCCTGACGGAGCTGTTCATCTTGCGTGGCCCGCCTGCGTTCATAAGGTCCGACAATGGCGCGGAATTCATTGCCAAGAAGGTGCAGGGCTGGATCGGCGCAGTTGGTGCCAAGACCGCGTTCATCGAGCCGGGTTCACCCTGGGAGAACGGGTATTGCGAGAGCTTCAACGCTCGATTCCGCGACGAACTCCTGGACGCAGAAGTCTTCTATTCGCTTAGGGAGGCCCAGATCCTCATCGAGCGATGGCGCCGCCACTACAACACTGTCAGGCCGCACAGCTCCCTGGGATACCGCCCGCCCGCACCGGAAGCCCTCATCCCAATAGACCAGCGGCCGACGATGCACTAACAATCAACCCGGACCACTCCGTGGGGGCAGTCCACCCTGAACCAAGGATGACAGGATTTGTTCCCAGAGAATGAGGAGGATCCCTCATTTTTTCGTATCGGCGGCTCTTCTCGCCTAACTTGCAGTATATGTAACGAATCATGCACCCCATCTGAAAAATGCGATGTCCGATCAGGATGACGATCCAAATCCTGAACGCGACCTGGAGCAGGCGTTGTCCCGCGTGCTTTCGAATGTCGAAAAGGAACCGCTGTCGCCCCCGCTGAGAATGCTCGCGCGGAAGCTGGAAGAGGCCCTGAGGCAGGCGCGCCGCAAGCATTGAGCGGGTTTTGTGAACGGCCCGCGACCGCTATCGTTTCGGGCGCTTTCAGCCAGCCAAGTCGTTGGCGCCCCCGATTGGCGCTGGCGCATGACAAGCGCAATGCTTGGGTAGGGCGGGAACAATCAGTCCGCGATCCCGTTCGCCCGTGAAGCATCATTCATCAGGGCTTCCGTATGGCCGACGACATTCCAGCGCTTCCCGGCGCCGACCACACGCTGGCTTTCCTGCGGCAGGGCTATGCCTTCGTCGGCAATGGCTGCGACCGGCTGGGGTCCGACCGGTTCCGGGCGCGGCTGATGATGTCGCGGGTGATCTGTGCGCGCGGGGCCTGGGCCGCGCGGCTGATCTATGACCCCGACCTGTTCACCCGCAGGGGCGCGATGCCGCCAACGGTGCTGCGACTGTTGCAGGACAAGGGCAGCGTGCAGACGCTTGACGATGCGGCCCATCGCCATCGCAAGGGGCTGTTCACCGGCCTGCTGATGACCGATGAGGCCGAGCGGTCGTTCCTGATGATTCTCGAGGAGGAATGGCATCGCGCCCTGCAGGACTGGATCGCCGCCCGGCGAATCGTGCTGTTCGACGCGGTGAACTTGGTTCTGACCCGTGCAGTGTTTCGCTGGACGGGACTGCCGCTTGACGATGCGCGCGGCATGACACACCAGATGTCGTCGATGATCGAGAACTCGGGCCGCATAGGGCCGCGCATGTGGCTCGCCCTGGCCCGCCGGATGCGGACCGAGGCGCATGTAAGAGGCGCGGTCAAGCGGGCACGCGCCGCCCACACCGCCGAACCCACGCCGCTGCAACGCATCGCGCAGTTTCGCGATGCGGATGACAGGCAGCTTTCGGCATCCACGGCGGCGGTCGAGCTGATCAATATCCTTCGCCCGGTGGTGGCGATCGGACGCTATGTCACCTTTGCGGCCTTGGCGCTGCACCGGCATCCCGGCTGGCGCGATGCGTTGCAGGGCGCCGGGGATGCCGATTACGACCGTTTCGCCGAGGAGGTGCGCCGCCATTCGCCGTTCTTTCCGGTAATCGGCGGCGTCGCCCGGCAGGAGGTCCGTGCCAGCGGGCTGACACTGTCGAAAGGCGACTGGATGATCGTGGACCTGTTCGGAACCTGCCATGATCCGCGACTGTTTCCCGCGCCCGATGATTTCGATCCCCGCCGCGACCTGTCCTGGCGCAGGTTCGGAACGGATTTTGTCCCGCAGGGCGCAGGCGACCCGCATCGCGGCCACCGCTGTCCCGGTGAGCGTCTGACCGTCGCCACGATCCGCTCTGCAACCCGGCTGCTGGTCGAGGCGATGGATTACACCGTGCCGCCGCAGGATCTGTCGGTCTCGCTGGACCGGATCCCCGCCCTGCCGAAAAGCGGAGTTGTCATCGACGGGATTGCAGGCCGCGAAAGCCGCTGACGTGCAACCGGCGACTGCGGCCAGACAATGCCGAACGCCCCCGGCGGCTCCCACCCCTACGCGGCGGACCAGGCAAAGCAGCCGGGCGGCAGGCCCGCGCTGCCGACCAAAAGCGCGCCCTGCCGGTAAAGGCTCCATGCCCGGTCGCCCGGAAGATCCGCCAGAACCACGCCCTCGCCATCGGTCCAGACCATCCTGCCGCCGGCTCGTTCCAGGATCGCGTCGATCTGCGCCTGGGACAGCGATTGGCGGAACACCACCGCCGTCAGGGGCTGGTCCGGCGGCGGCCGCAGGGCAACCGCCGCCATGCCGCCGGTCATCGCAAACAGAACCAGAAGCGCCGATCCCGACTGCCGCCGGGACAGGCCGCCTCCGGACCCGCGCAGCAGCCACAGGCCGGCCAGGACCGGCACCAGACCGAAGGCCCCAAGCCACAGCAGATCCCAGAACAGGGGATTCGGGCTGTCCACCCGGATACGGTGAATGCCCAGAATCCAGTGCGACAGAAGCGTGTCGAGAACGTGCCAGACGCCAAAGCCGATCAGCAGCGCCCCCGCCAGACCCCTGCCCGGCAGTGCGGGGGCATCCTGCCGGATACGCCACAAAAGCCACAGGCCCAAACCCGCGATCACAGACATCAGCGCGTGGAAATAGCCATCCCACATGACCTGGATCCGCAGATCGGTCACGCTGGGCACCAGGCTGAGAAGGTGGTGCCATCCCAGGATCTGATGGAGCAGGATGCCATCGAAGAACCCGCCCAAGGCAAAGCCCAGGATCGCGCCCGCCCTGATCCATCGACCGTTTCCCATTGCCCAAGTCCGGCTTGGCTAATCTTAGGTGAACCGGATTCTGCCTCATATGTTCCAACAAGGGAACATTGCCCTCCGCCGACGGTTCCTCGGAGGTTTGCAAGGGATTGAACGGATGCCAAAGCCTCGAAACAAAATGTGCGGTTTGAGCGTGGTCATCACCGGCGCCTCCAGCGGCATCGGCCAGGCCACGGCCGAGGCTTTCGCCCGCAAGGGCGCGCGGCTGGTCCTTGTCGCGCGGAACGCCGAGGCGATCGAGGCCGTCGCGCAGGACTGCCGTGACCTGGGCGCCAAGGCCATGGCCATCGCCGCCGATGTTACCGACGCCATGGCGATTGCCGAGGTCGCGCAGCAGGCCGCCGATTTCGGCGGCGGTATCGATGTCTGGGTCAGCAATGTCGGCACCGGCGCGGTCGGCGCCTTTCACGAAGTCCCCATCGAGGCGCATGAGCAGGTGGTCAGGGCCAGCCTGATCGGGCACATGAACGACGCCCATGCCGTGCTGCCGGTCTTCCTGCGCCAGCGCCGCGGCGTCTTCATCAACATGATCTCGCTTGGCGGCTTTGCGGCGGCGCCCTTTGCTGCGGCCTACAGCGCCAGCAAGTTCGGCCTGCGCGGCTTTGCCGAGGCGCTACGGGGCGAACTGATCCACGAACCCGGCATCCATGTTTGCGACATCTATCCGTCCTTCGTCGATACGCCCGGCATTTCGCACGGGGCGAATTATACGGGGCGCGAACTGTCGGCGCCGCCGCCGGTGCTGGATGCCCGCCGGGTGGCGGATGCCATCGTCGATCTGGCGGCACGGCCGCGCCCGACGACCATGGTGGGCGCGCCGACGGCCTT contains:
- a CDS encoding DUF2243 domain-containing protein, which encodes MGNGRWIRAGAILGFALGGFFDGILLHQILGWHHLLSLVPSVTDLRIQVMWDGYFHALMSVIAGLGLWLLWRIRQDAPALPGRGLAGALLIGFGVWHVLDTLLSHWILGIHRIRVDSPNPLFWDLLWLGAFGLVPVLAGLWLLRGSGGGLSRRQSGSALLVLFAMTGGMAAVALRPPPDQPLTAVVFRQSLSQAQIDAILERAGGRMVWTDGEGVVLADLPGDRAWSLYRQGALLVGSAGLPPGCFAWSAA
- a CDS encoding aconitase family protein; the protein is MSGQADPSHRQALTFPGRVLFLTASADMLHRQIAGEDITLTQGGPLRDDISTDEITPLPTLLNFDATLGRHAHTGLKCEGAFPIGERTLLDGGFQVLVGGTRYGKGSSREHSPLAEYSAGIRLVIAESFERIYRQNCDNIGLLTSTDFSLLDRIQAGEAISLDDIVAGRDALAAAITRDGGLLNYGQKRMKGVTVGALADTDRPMTLAEKIIRRHALQVQGFDWPMTPGTGGFVRADFRFIHEYYTGMAAHMLHSRFGEPLELHDPDTIILFEDHNSYAHRSPTHVKNNLLGGIRRLSDAHRAFARAYGLKDHGYLLGEGGSEGISHAMMAESYALPGQILVGTDSHTPHSGAVGCFAYGVGTTDMANAFMTGACRLTMPETLLIRLEGERRPGVTAKDIVLKLLAEPDIKAGYGVGKVFEFAGPVIASLSTDERATFTNMVAELGGLTGLVEPDAETVRFIKERRGVDVVLEPWMKSDPGATYAGTITLDCSTVEPMVALPGDPGNGMNLSAVADRPRVDIAYGGSCTAGKREDFDHYHQVLRWAADRGLRVREGVTLYLQCGTVQVRDYCIAKGYLKTFQEVGAEMLQPACGACGQCGPGVSTAPDQVTVSAINRNFPGRGGPGSVWLASPPTVAASAIAGELVSFEELKQRFG
- a CDS encoding SDR family oxidoreductase; translation: MVITGASSGIGQATAEAFARKGARLVLVARNAEAIEAVAQDCRDLGAKAMAIAADVTDAMAIAEVAQQAADFGGGIDVWVSNVGTGAVGAFHEVPIEAHEQVVRASLIGHMNDAHAVLPVFLRQRRGVFINMISLGGFAAAPFAAAYSASKFGLRGFAEALRGELIHEPGIHVCDIYPSFVDTPGISHGANYTGRELSAPPPVLDARRVADAIVDLAARPRPTTMVGAPTALVRLAHAVSPELTTRGMALFLEAYFRRAPRTGVSSGNLFRSPPQPGGIDGGLRAPRQRSGLAGVALGVAAVGILAVALRGRRR
- a CDS encoding FCD domain-containing protein, which codes for MVYLLYQLKGGRNDRFPVAWRLLPIPEVSILQMLNGEPIQRRRLYQDVADRLSKAIIEGDIKAGEPLPSEREIMDAFGVGRTAVREALFALQTDGLVSLSSGRRPVVVEQAKSIMEKLATPARQMLIKPDRLRQLQEARRLLEKSLARQAARTASSEQITAIEAALAKNRAALGDRDAFVRTNMEFHVQIARACDNVFVDALLTAVSEWLDEHRRIAIKKPGAAELAYRRHEEIFQAIRCGEMDAAETAMEQHLIESQDAYWAEVGHGSGSDAQPRE
- a CDS encoding cytochrome P450; the protein is MADDIPALPGADHTLAFLRQGYAFVGNGCDRLGSDRFRARLMMSRVICARGAWAARLIYDPDLFTRRGAMPPTVLRLLQDKGSVQTLDDAAHRHRKGLFTGLLMTDEAERSFLMILEEEWHRALQDWIAARRIVLFDAVNLVLTRAVFRWTGLPLDDARGMTHQMSSMIENSGRIGPRMWLALARRMRTEAHVRGAVKRARAAHTAEPTPLQRIAQFRDADDRQLSASTAAVELINILRPVVAIGRYVTFAALALHRHPGWRDALQGAGDADYDRFAEEVRRHSPFFPVIGGVARQEVRASGLTLSKGDWMIVDLFGTCHDPRLFPAPDDFDPRRDLSWRRFGTDFVPQGAGDPHRGHRCPGERLTVATIRSATRLLVEAMDYTVPPQDLSVSLDRIPALPKSGVVIDGIAGRESR
- a CDS encoding IS3 family transposase (programmed frameshift), whose protein sequence is MAGKRDKPEDIVLKLRQIEVLHGQGMAISDAVRQIGVTEPTYYRWRKQYGGMNRDQLKRLKELEAENQRLRRAVSDLTLDKMILSEAAPGKLLSPSRRRKCIDHVRQALGISERRACRTLGQHRSTQRKVPCGAPDEERLTEDIIALARTYGRYGYRMITGLLNNAGWHVNHKRVERIWRREGLKIPQKQAKKGRLWLNDGSCVRLRPEHPNHVWSYDFVQDRTHDGRLFRTLNIIDEFTKEALVIRANRKLNSTDVIDALTELFILRGPPAFIRSDNGAEFIAKKVQGWIGAVGAKTAFIEPGSPWENGYCESFNARFRDELLDAEVFYSLREAQILIERWRRHYNTVRPHSSLGYRPPAPEALIPIDQRPTMH